The DNA window CTCTTCGCGCAGGAAAACCCAGTTGTTCTTATCGGATTGTTCTTCACTGAAGTAGTAGCCATCCCAATCAAAGCCCTTGAGATCTTCCGCTTGGGTGATCTGTTTTTGAATGGCATAGCGGCACATTAAGCCGCGTGCTTTTTTAGCGTAAAAGCTGATGATCTTGTATTTGCCGTTCTTAAAGTCTTTAAACTGAGGCGTGATCAGCTGACCCTGCAGATTCTTCTTTTGGATGCTCTTAAAGTATTCGTTGGATGCAAGGTTTACGAGCACCTGATCGTCTTTCTCCAGCAGTATGTTCAAGGCTGATGTTAGCTTGTCGCCCCAAAACGCATAAAGATCTTTACCGCGTTGGTTCTCGAACTTGGTGCCCATTTCAAGGCGGTAAGGCTGCATCAGGTCCAGTGGTTTCAATAAGCCATAGAGGCCAGACAGCATGCGCAGGTGTTTTTGTGCAAAGACGAAGTCGTCTTGACTGAAGCTTTCGGCGTCTAGCCCCGTGTACACATCGCCTTTGAACGCCAGAATGGCTTGGCGCGCGTTGTCGGGTGTGAACGGAGTATGCCAATTGCGGAAACGGTCGGCGTTCAGTTGACCCAGTTTATCACTGATGCTCATCAGATTACTGACCTGATGTGGTTCCAGTTCCTTCAGTTGATCAATCAACTCACACGCATCGTCCAGATAGTCCGGTTGGGAGTATATTTCTGTGGCCAGAGGGCTCTCGTAATCCAGAGTTTTAGCGGGGGAGATGATCATCAGCATGGTAGCGGATCCTTTATTGCAAAAACGTGAGTAGCTGGGCCTGGGTAAAGGGCCAGCCTAATTCTTCGCCGGTGTCTTGTCGGCGCAGAACCGGAATGCGCGTGCCGTAGCGTTCAACCAGCGCTTCGGACTGGGCGATATCCACCACATCCACGGGAATCGGCTCCGGCATCGGGGTATTAACCAAGAGTGCTTCGGCCAGTTCGCAAAGGTGGCAGTTAGATGTGGTGTAGAAAATCAGTTCCATTAGCTTTTCGGCTGTGCGTCAATTTGCTGGCCGGTCACACCTTCGCTGTCTTTACCCATCAGGTAGAGGTAGATAGGCATGAGTTGCTCTGGCTCGGGGTTTTTCTGCGGATCTTCGGCCGGGTAGGCGAGAACGCGCATTCCGGTTCGCGTTGCACCTGGGTTCAGGCTGTTCACGCGAATGTTGTTGCGCTCGTCGTCCAGCTCATCGGCCAACAGTTGTGAAAGCCCTTCCACGGCGAATTTGGATACCGCGTAGGCTCCCCAGTAAGCTCGTGCCTGGCGGCCAACACCGGATGAAGTAAAGATCATAGAAGCAGCATCCGACTGTCTGAGCAGAGGGATCATAGCCCGGCTAAGCATGAAGGGCGCCGTGGCGTTAACCTGCATGACCTTGTTCCAGGTTTCAGGATCGTAAAGCTCTACAGGGCTCCGTGTGCCCAGAACGCCTGCATTGTGGAGGAGGCCATCGAGACGTCCGAAGTTTTCTTCGATGGTCATTGCCAGTTCTTCGTAGTCTTTCATGGCTGCGCCTTCGAAGTTCATCGGCACCAGCGCAGGCTGTGGGTGTCCGGCGGCCTCGATTTCATCGTAAACTTCTTCCAATCTGGACAGGGTGCGTCCCACCAGAATGACGGTGGCACCATGAGCCGCGTAGGCTTTTGCGGCCGCTCGGCCTATGCCGCTACCAGCTCCGGTAACCATGATAATGCGGTCTTTTAGAAGATCGGCGGGTGCCTGGTAATCATGCATAACCTGTCTCCGATATCTGGCCAATACCGGCCACATCTTGGCCGGTCAATGAAAGAATTTGAGCGCTATTGTAACAGCTTTACTAAGTCGCTGACGGTGTCGGCGATGGCATCGGCTTGCCACAGATCAACGGTTTCCGGTTCTTCAATGTAACCGTACCTTACGGCAATGGTGTACATGCCAGCGTTACGGCCAGCCTCTATATCCCGTACGTGGTCACCTACGTAAATAGCCTGATCCGGAACAGCGTTGATTTCCTTACACGCTAGGAACATAGGTTCCGGATGGGGTTTGGGCTCGGCCACATGATCCGGGCAGATTAGGGTCGCGCAACGCTCCTGCAAGCCGAGCGCCTCAATCAACGGTGCTGCAAATCGCACAGGCTTATTGGTGACGATGCCCCAGGGGATGTTTTTGGCTTCGAGTTCCAGAAGTAGGTCATTCATGCCCTCAAAAAGGGTGGTTTCTACAGCCACTCCCGCTTCGTAAAGATCCAAAAAGGCAGCGTGTTTGTCCAGATAGCCATCGTGCTCGGGCTCCAGATTAAAACCGAGGCGTACCATGGCGCGAGCACCGTTAGAGACGGATCGGCGAATATACTCCGCCGGTAGTGGGTCCAGTTCGTGCTGTTGGCGCAATTGGTTCAGGCAGCGGATAAAGTCCGCTGCGGTATCGATCAAGGTACCGTCGAGATCAAACAGTACAGCCGAGGGGTTCTGCTTAGTCTTCACGGATATCCTTCGCATGCATCAGGTAATTAACGTCTACATCACGGCCAAGCTTGTAACTCTTTGTGATGGGGTTGTAGGTCATGCCGGTGAGTTCCCGGATATCCAAGCCGGCCTGGCGCAGATAATCCGACATCTCCGAAGGACGGATGAATTTGTTCCATTCATGGGTGCCCTTGGGAAGCATGTTCATGATGTATTCTGCGCCGACAATCGCAAACAGAAAGGATTTGGGGTTCCGGTTAATAGTAGACACGAATAAGTGCCCACCCGGGCGTAGCATGGCAGCGCAGGATTTAATCACCGACGCTGGGTTGGGTACGTGTTCAAGCATTTCCAGGCAGGTAACGGCATCGTATTGGCCGGCATGTTCCGGATCTTTGGCTAATTCTTCAATGGTGGTCTGGCGGTAGTCCACTTTTATCCCGGATTCCAAACCATGCAGCTTTGCGACCTGCAGAGGCGCCTCGCCCATATCAATGCCTGTCACGTGGGCACCGCGAAGAGCCATGCCTTCGGACAATAAGCCGCCACCGCAACCTACGTCCAAGACGCGTTTTCCGGCTAGCGAAACCCGTTCATCAATGAAGTTCAGGCGCAGAGGGTTGATGTCATGCAGTGGCTTGAACTCACTGGTGGGATCCCACCAACGACTGGCGAGCGCCTCAAACTTGGCGATCTCGTTTTGATCTACATTCTGGTTGCTCATGCTTGCCCCTGAGAAAAATTAACTGAGAATATGTTTCTGCCAATCGCGAACCCGCAGCATTAGGTCCGGGACATCAATTCGGGTTAACCGGCCGTCCTGTAATTGCGGTACGCCGTGAATCCAGCTGTTACTAACGGCCCGACCGTGGTTGCTGTAAACCAAATGCGAGGCGGGGTCGTAGACGGGTTGAAGGAACGGGTCACTGAGGTCTACCGCAATTAGGTCCGCCAATTTTCCGGCTACCAAGGAACCAAGCTCCTGTTCGCGGCCAAGGGCTCGGGCACCGTTCAGGGTAGCCATTTCCAAAGCCTTGTGAGCCGACAGGGCCGAGGCATCGTCGGCAACAGCTTTGGCCAGTAAGGCCGCCGTCTTCAATTCGCTAAACAGATCGAGATCGTTGTTGCTGGCTGCGCCATCGGTGCCGATGGTGACGTTAAGCTCTCGGTCAATCAAGGTTTGAACCGGACACATGCCACTGGCGAGTTTCAAATTAGACTCTGGGCAGTGAACAATGTGGCCACCGGTCTTTGCCAGCAGGTCCAGATCCGCTTCATTCAGTTGAGTCATGTGTACATATTGGCTGTTTTTACCCAGTACGCCCAGATCTGCCATTCGGTCGGTCGGCCGTTTGCCTGTCAGCTTTAAGGCTTCTTCTACCTCGAATGCCGTTTCGTGCAGGTGCATTTGGATGGCTGCGCCTGTTTGTTGAGACAACTCAACGGCGGCAGCTAAAGGCTTGTCCGAAACGGTGTAGGGCGCATGGGGGCCAATCGCGGGCATGATGAATTCATCGTTGCGCCATTGAGCAATCAGATCAGCGCCCTTCGCTAGATACTCGTCCGGGCCGGAGCCCCACATGGTAGGCATGTCCATCAACGGAAAACACACTTGCGCGCGCATGCCAGTATCGTGCGCGGCCTGAGCCGTGGCTTCCGGGAAAAAATACATATCGGAAAAGGTGGTGGTGCCCGTACGAAGCATTTCGGCCATCGCCAGTCGGCTACCATCCAGAACAAATTGCTCACAAACAAACTGCCCCTCGGCGGGCCAGATATGTTCGTTAAGCCATGTCATAAGCGGCAAATCATCGGCCATGCCACGGAATAGGGACATGGCGGTGTGACCATGGAGATTGATTAAGCCTGGGAGGACAACGTGATTCGGTAGGTCAATGGTTTCCCGTGTGCGAAACTTTTGGTCAGCATCCGCTTGGGATACTACAGCTGCAATGCGGCTGCCTTGGAGTATGACGGCCTGATGGTCCAGTACAACGCCAAAAGGTTCGATTGGAATCAGCCAGCGGGCGTTGATTCGGGTATCGGCTGCGATAATGGTATTTGCCGTCATTAACCTGCCTTGAAGGGTCGGGGGCACAGTCTCTGTATGCCGGGAAATTTAACTGGGAAGTATAGCGAGCCGCTACCGGCAGAACTACCCCGGTTGTCGTGCCAATGATGGTATAAAGCTGGATCTAACGCGTTATACTGCGATTTTTCAGGCACGTAACCGGAGCAATTGATGGCAAATACGACAGACCAACGCTCTTTGGGGACTCAACCTGTTCGCTGGCTCGGCGACAGTTTAGAGTTATTGGATCAGCGGCTGTTGCCTACCGAAGAACATTGGATCACGGCTGAAGGCGCATCTGCAGTTGCGCAATGCATTACTGATATGGTGGTTCGTGGCGCACCGGCGATCGGGATCAGTGCTGCTTACGGTGTTGCATTAGCCGCGCGTCATGCCGGCGGTAGCCAAAATTGGCAGGTTGAAGTGGAGCGGGCGATTGATTTGTTAGCAAAATCGCGGCCGACAGCGGTGAATTTGTTCTGGGCCTTGCAGCGGATGAAAAAGGTCTTTCTGGCTTGCTCTGAGCTGGATGAGGCGATTGTGCAATTGGCCGAAGAAGCGATTTTGATTCATCAAGAAGATATCGCTGCGAATTTGGCGATGGCTGACCATGCGCTGAATGTTATGAACACCGAACAGCCGATAGGCGTGTTAACCCACTGCAATACGGGTGCGCTCGCTACCGGTGGTTACGGGACAGCGCTTGGTGTCATTCGCCGTTTGCATGAACGTAGCCTGCTGAAGCGAGTGTATGCGGATGAAACTCGGCCTTGGCTTCAGGGTAGCCGCCTGACCGCTTGGGAACTTAGCCGTGATGAAATTCCGGTGACTTTGAACGCTGATGGCGCAGCTGCCGCCATTCTTGCCAGTGGTAAAGTCAGTTGGGTGGTGGTTGGTGCAGACCGGATTACGGCCAACGGTGATGTGGCGAACAAGATTGGTACTTACAGTCTGGCTGTTTTGGCTCGTTACCATGGTGTTGGTTTTATGGTTGTTGCACCGTCCAGTACGGTGGATATGGCATTGCCGGAGGGTGCTCAGATCCCGATTGAAGAACGCGACGGAACTGAGGTTCGGGAAATTCGAGGGATTCCGTTAGCGCCAGCCGGAGTGGACGTGTTCAATCCGGTGTTCGATGTGACACCGGCCAGCCTGATTGACGCGATTGTGACGGAAAAGGGCGCGGTACTTAAACCGGATGTTGCTGGAATGAAAACGCTATTTGCCTGACGATGGCTCGGAGTCGTCGGCATTATCACGGGACTGAAGGCCGGCTTTCAGTTCCGCTACTTCCATTTCTTGCTGCTCAACGAAGTGCATCGACATTTCAAAGCTGTTGCGGGTGAATTCCAGCACTTTTTTGAAACCCTCATCCGACAGGCTTCGGGCGTTGTCATGACGGCGGAAGATATTGATGAACTCTCGTTCCCGTTCGAACTGCAGCGGAATGCGGCCAATTCCCCAGTCGTTCAATATCTGCCATACCTCCGGGTTATAGTTCCGGGTGGTGCGCATGATGAAGGGAATCGGATCGTTTCGAGCCACCAGAGCCGCAAACCGTAAGATGAGCTCGAAGGATAGTGTCGCAGTGCCGTTTTCAATGGCTTCCAGTAGAGATTTGTCTTTGAGGTTTAGTGCATCGCTCATTTCTGAAAGCGTGAGGCCAGCCACTTCCCGTATGTCTTTGAGCGATTGGCCCGCGGCCAGCATAGCTCTGAGCTGGTCCTGAGAATTGACCAGTACCCGCCCCACTTTGAGGGACGTGTCGGTAGCCCGAGCGCCGAGTTTTAGGGCCGAGCCGGTAAAGCCGACGATGCGGTCCAGAATCCGGTCCGACGATTTAGTGCGCGCGTCGGGGGCTGGCGCCATGCTCTCGGCTTCTTCCATGGAACGCATGGCGTGTAACGCATCCAAAAGCATGCTCTGAAACACCTGAGCTTTTTTATTGTTCTCTCGCTGACCTCCGGAAGATGCTTTGTCAGGCATAGTGTCAGGGCACCTCGGTTTTGGCCGCAAATTGGGTGGGGGCGAGGATGGAAGCCATGCGTTGGTCCAGTTCAAGCAAGTCTGCCATGATGTGGCCACCCTCACGGATCACAAAGTCTAGTTCGTCATCGCTGTTGTCTGGATCAGCGACTTGCGCATCTTGCCACTCTTCCAGATCGTCCAGTGTGTCGAAGGGAGCTTCACCGCGAAGCTCACGACGCGCATTGGCGATGGTAAGGCGGGTGCTTTCGATCTGGTTATGGTGCGCTGTTCGTTCGTCAAGATTGAGGCTGACGTGGTCAATCTGGCGCTGTTGGCTCAGAAAATCAATTTCCTTTTGCAGCAGGCTGAACTCCGGATTGGTATTGAAACGATCGTCGTGCCGTGTACGGAGCTCATCAATGATACCGCTAAAGTCGAAGTAGCGGGTATGCGGTACCGCTTCAATCTGGTCCCAAGGTAGAGCGTGGTCGAGGGCGTCTTCACCGATTCTCGATTTATCGATACGGGAAGGAATTTCAATGTCTGGAATCACGCCCTTGTGCTGGGTAGAACCGCCTGACACTCGATAGAACTTGGATTGGGTGATCTTGAGCTGCCCGTGGTTAAGCGGTCGAACGGCTTGAACGGTGCCTTTACCAAAGGTTTGGGAGCCCACGACCAAGCCTCGGCCATAGTCTTGGATGGCACCCGCGAAAATTTCAGACGCCGATGCGCTCATGCGGTTGACCAGTACCACCAAGGGGCCGTCGTAGGCTACCGTTGGATCTCTGTCGTCCAGTACTTGTACATCGTTATTAGCGTTGCGAATTTGGACCGTGGGCCCTTTATCGATAAATAAGCCTACAAGGTCGTTGGCTTCGTGCAAGGCGCCACCGCCGTTATTGCGAAGGTCCATCACGATGCCGTCAACACCATCCTGTTTCAGCTCGTCAATCAGCTTGCGAACGTCTCGGGTGGTGCTTTTGTAGTTTGGGTCGCCCGCTTGCATGGCTTGGAAGTCGGCGTAAAAGGTTGGGATGGTGATCACCCCGATATTATGAATGATTCCGCTTCGGTCCAGTTGAATGATGTCTTTGCTGGCGCTTTGTTCTTCCAGTTTTACTTCATCTCGACTGATGGCAATACTGCGCGTGATGGTTTCATCAGAGGCGTTGGCCGGGATGACTTCCAAGGTTACGATGGAATTGCGCGGGCCACGGATGAGGTCAACGACTTCATCAAGACGCCAGCCAATGACATTCACCGGCTTCTCGTCTTCCTGGGTAACGGAAACAATACGGTCTGCCGGTTGCAGTTGCCCTTGCTTGGATGCTGGGCCACCAGGAACCAGTCGAACCACTTTGGTGTATTCGTTATCGGATTGCAGAACTGCGCCAATCCCTTCCAAAGACAGGCTCATGTTGATGTTGAAGTTTTCCGATGTACGGGGTGAGAAGTAGGATGTATGTGGGTCCCACATGCCCGTAAACGCATTCATGTAGGCCTGAAACGCATCTTCGCTACGAGCTTGATAGGCGCGTTTGAGTTGGCCTTCATAGCGGCGCAACAAGGTTTCTTCAATAGCCTCGTCGTCGGCACCGTTTAAACGCTGAGCCAAAACGGCGTTTTTGATGCGTTTGATCCAAAGCTTATCCAAGGCCGCTTCGTCGGCTTCCCATGCCGCTTCTGAACGATCAACCCGGATTTTTTCGTTGGCATTGAAGTCCAGTTCGGAGACACCAGAGCGGATAATCTCTTTAGCAAATTTCAGGCGCTCGACAATGCGTTGCTGGACCAGATTGTAGATATCGAAGCCGGGTTGCAGTTGGCCCGTTTTCAAAGCGGAGCCCAAGCGGCCTTTTACTTTGCTTAGCGCATCGATATCTTGCTGAGTGAGGTAAACGCGCTGACTGTCGAGGTAGTTGAGGTAGGCATCAAAAACATCGCCGGAGAGTTCATCGCTGATGCCGAGGTCGCGGAAATGAGTGAACTGCAGCTGACGGGCAATAAGAATATTAGCCCGAGCTTGATCAATGGTGGGGGAAACCGGTTGATAGCTGGCTGGCTCTTCCATCTTTGCGTGTAGACCGGACAATCCGGGTACAAGCAAAGCAAGGCCTAACGCGGCGCTCAGTCCAGCACTTTTTAGAAAGGAGGACCGGGGGTTACGCGTAAAG is part of the Marinobacter sp. JH2 genome and encodes:
- the yaaA gene encoding peroxide stress protein YaaA, which gives rise to MLMIISPAKTLDYESPLATEIYSQPDYLDDACELIDQLKELEPHQVSNLMSISDKLGQLNADRFRNWHTPFTPDNARQAILAFKGDVYTGLDAESFSQDDFVFAQKHLRMLSGLYGLLKPLDLMQPYRLEMGTKFENQRGKDLYAFWGDKLTSALNILLEKDDQVLVNLASNEYFKSIQKKNLQGQLITPQFKDFKNGKYKIISFYAKKARGLMCRYAIQKQITQAEDLKGFDWDGYYFSEEQSDKNNWVFLREEQS
- a CDS encoding glutaredoxin family protein — protein: MELIFYTTSNCHLCELAEALLVNTPMPEPIPVDVVDIAQSEALVERYGTRIPVLRRQDTGEELGWPFTQAQLLTFLQ
- a CDS encoding YciK family oxidoreductase, translated to MHDYQAPADLLKDRIIMVTGAGSGIGRAAAKAYAAHGATVILVGRTLSRLEEVYDEIEAAGHPQPALVPMNFEGAAMKDYEELAMTIEENFGRLDGLLHNAGVLGTRSPVELYDPETWNKVMQVNATAPFMLSRAMIPLLRQSDAASMIFTSSGVGRQARAYWGAYAVSKFAVEGLSQLLADELDDERNNIRVNSLNPGATRTGMRVLAYPAEDPQKNPEPEQLMPIYLYLMGKDSEGVTGQQIDAQPKS
- a CDS encoding HAD-IA family hydrolase, which encodes MKTKQNPSAVLFDLDGTLIDTAADFIRCLNQLRQQHELDPLPAEYIRRSVSNGARAMVRLGFNLEPEHDGYLDKHAAFLDLYEAGVAVETTLFEGMNDLLLELEAKNIPWGIVTNKPVRFAAPLIEALGLQERCATLICPDHVAEPKPHPEPMFLACKEINAVPDQAIYVGDHVRDIEAGRNAGMYTIAVRYGYIEEPETVDLWQADAIADTVSDLVKLLQ
- the ubiG gene encoding bifunctional 2-polyprenyl-6-hydroxyphenol methylase/3-demethylubiquinol 3-O-methyltransferase UbiG is translated as MSNQNVDQNEIAKFEALASRWWDPTSEFKPLHDINPLRLNFIDERVSLAGKRVLDVGCGGGLLSEGMALRGAHVTGIDMGEAPLQVAKLHGLESGIKVDYRQTTIEELAKDPEHAGQYDAVTCLEMLEHVPNPASVIKSCAAMLRPGGHLFVSTINRNPKSFLFAIVGAEYIMNMLPKGTHEWNKFIRPSEMSDYLRQAGLDIRELTGMTYNPITKSYKLGRDVDVNYLMHAKDIRED
- a CDS encoding TRZ/ATZ family hydrolase → MTANTIIAADTRINARWLIPIEPFGVVLDHQAVILQGSRIAAVVSQADADQKFRTRETIDLPNHVVLPGLINLHGHTAMSLFRGMADDLPLMTWLNEHIWPAEGQFVCEQFVLDGSRLAMAEMLRTGTTTFSDMYFFPEATAQAAHDTGMRAQVCFPLMDMPTMWGSGPDEYLAKGADLIAQWRNDEFIMPAIGPHAPYTVSDKPLAAAVELSQQTGAAIQMHLHETAFEVEEALKLTGKRPTDRMADLGVLGKNSQYVHMTQLNEADLDLLAKTGGHIVHCPESNLKLASGMCPVQTLIDRELNVTIGTDGAASNNDLDLFSELKTAALLAKAVADDASALSAHKALEMATLNGARALGREQELGSLVAGKLADLIAVDLSDPFLQPVYDPASHLVYSNHGRAVSNSWIHGVPQLQDGRLTRIDVPDLMLRVRDWQKHILS
- the mtnA gene encoding S-methyl-5-thioribose-1-phosphate isomerase, with product MANTTDQRSLGTQPVRWLGDSLELLDQRLLPTEEHWITAEGASAVAQCITDMVVRGAPAIGISAAYGVALAARHAGGSQNWQVEVERAIDLLAKSRPTAVNLFWALQRMKKVFLACSELDEAIVQLAEEAILIHQEDIAANLAMADHALNVMNTEQPIGVLTHCNTGALATGGYGTALGVIRRLHERSLLKRVYADETRPWLQGSRLTAWELSRDEIPVTLNADGAAAAILASGKVSWVVVGADRITANGDVANKIGTYSLAVLARYHGVGFMVVAPSSTVDMALPEGAQIPIEERDGTEVREIRGIPLAPAGVDVFNPVFDVTPASLIDAIVTEKGAVLKPDVAGMKTLFA
- a CDS encoding helix-turn-helix transcriptional regulator, whose amino-acid sequence is MPDKASSGGQRENNKKAQVFQSMLLDALHAMRSMEEAESMAPAPDARTKSSDRILDRIVGFTGSALKLGARATDTSLKVGRVLVNSQDQLRAMLAAGQSLKDIREVAGLTLSEMSDALNLKDKSLLEAIENGTATLSFELILRFAALVARNDPIPFIMRTTRNYNPEVWQILNDWGIGRIPLQFEREREFINIFRRHDNARSLSDEGFKKVLEFTRNSFEMSMHFVEQQEMEVAELKAGLQSRDNADDSEPSSGK
- a CDS encoding carboxy terminal-processing peptidase, which codes for MTIAEKAFTRNPRSSFLKSAGLSAALGLALLVPGLSGLHAKMEEPASYQPVSPTIDQARANILIARQLQFTHFRDLGISDELSGDVFDAYLNYLDSQRVYLTQQDIDALSKVKGRLGSALKTGQLQPGFDIYNLVQQRIVERLKFAKEIIRSGVSELDFNANEKIRVDRSEAAWEADEAALDKLWIKRIKNAVLAQRLNGADDEAIEETLLRRYEGQLKRAYQARSEDAFQAYMNAFTGMWDPHTSYFSPRTSENFNINMSLSLEGIGAVLQSDNEYTKVVRLVPGGPASKQGQLQPADRIVSVTQEDEKPVNVIGWRLDEVVDLIRGPRNSIVTLEVIPANASDETITRSIAISRDEVKLEEQSASKDIIQLDRSGIIHNIGVITIPTFYADFQAMQAGDPNYKSTTRDVRKLIDELKQDGVDGIVMDLRNNGGGALHEANDLVGLFIDKGPTVQIRNANNDVQVLDDRDPTVAYDGPLVVLVNRMSASASEIFAGAIQDYGRGLVVGSQTFGKGTVQAVRPLNHGQLKITQSKFYRVSGGSTQHKGVIPDIEIPSRIDKSRIGEDALDHALPWDQIEAVPHTRYFDFSGIIDELRTRHDDRFNTNPEFSLLQKEIDFLSQQRQIDHVSLNLDERTAHHNQIESTRLTIANARRELRGEAPFDTLDDLEEWQDAQVADPDNSDDELDFVIREGGHIMADLLELDQRMASILAPTQFAAKTEVP